The nucleotide sequence CCTAACGGTATTATTGCCGCCGGGGTCATTCTGCACTACCTTAACGAAACCGAGCATAAAGATCTTCAGCACATTACCCGCGTTACGCGTCTCGAAGAGGACCGGTACGTCTGGCTGGATCGCTTCACGATTCGGAACCTCGAACTAACGGCCGCGCAGCAGGAGGGGGGCGTTCCGCTGATTCAGATTCTCGATCAGACCGTTACGCCGATGGGTGCCCGGCTGTTACGTAAATGGCTCAGTCTGCCCCTCAAAGAGAAAGCGCTGATCGACGAGCGGCTCAACATGGTCGAACTGCTGACGAGTGACCCCGAACTGGCCGATGCGATGGTCAACCACCTGCGGCAGATCGGCGACCTCGAACGTCTGGTATCGAAAGTGGCGGTTCGGCGGATTAACCCGCGTGAACTGCTGCAACTCAAGCGGTCGCTGCAGCACGTCTTGCCCATTAAGGAACTGCTGATTACGGCCCTCAGTCAGAATGAATCGCCCAGCCTGAAGAAATACGCCGATCAACTCAATCCGGTGTCGTTCTTGCTCGACCGGATCGAGGCTGAACTGCGCGAAGACCCGCCGACGCTTTCGAATCAGGGCGGCATGATCAAGCCCGGCATCAATGCTGAACTCGATGAACTGACATCTATTGCCTATTCGGGTAAGGATTACCTGATTCAGCTTCAGGAGCGCGAGGTGCAGCGGACGGGCATCAGCTCGCTTAAAGTGGCGTATAATAAAGTCTTCGGTTACTATCTGGAAGTTACTCACGCGCATAAAAACAGAGTGCCCGAGGACTGGATCCGGAAGCAGACACTCGTCAACGCCGAGCGTTATATTACGCCCGAACTGAAGGAATACGAAGACAAGATTCTGAACGCCGAGGAGCAGATTTTCCAGATTGAAGCCCGGATGTTCAACGACATGATTGTAGCGGCCGGGGAGTACGTCGGAGCGATTCAGCAGAACGCCCGGGTGCTGTCGGTGCTGGACGTACTGTCGTCGTTTGCTCGGGTGGCCGTCAAGAATAATTACGTCCGGCCCCATATTAACGAAAGTAAGGTGCTGGACATCAAGGACGGGCGGCACGCGGTTATTGAACAGCAACTGCCACCCGGCGAGTCGTATATCCCGAATGATATTTATCTGGATGACCAGACCCAGCAGATCATTATCATCACTGGCCCGAACATGGCGGGTAAATCGGCTTTGCTGCGGCAAACGGCCCTGATTGTACTCATGGCGCAGTCGGGCAGTTTTGTGCCGGCTTCGTCGGCAGAGATCGGGCTGGTCGACAAGATTTTTACACGTGTGGGGGCCAGCGACAACCTGTCGCGTGGTGAAAGTACGTTCATGGTCGAAATGACCGAAACGGCCAGCATTCTGAACAACCTGAGCGAACGCAGTCTGGTCCTGATGGACGAAATAGGGCGGGGCACGAGTACGTACGATGGCGTTTCGATTGCGTGGGCCATTACCGAATACCTGCACAACTTAACCGACTGCCGGCCCAAAACGCTGTTTGCTACGCACTACCATGAGCTGAATGATCTGGCGGCCGACAATCCGCGCATCCGGAACTATAACGTAGCCGTGAAGGAGATGGGCAATAAAGTCATCTTCTTACGTAAGCTGAAAGAAGGTGGGTCGGAACACAGCTTCGGAATTCACGTAGCGCAGATGGCCGGTATGCCCGCGCAGGTCGTGAGCCGGGCGGGTCAGATTCTGAAACAGCTGGAAGCCTCGCACGGTCGCGAAGCCAACAAGGAACGAATTCGC is from Spirosoma taeanense and encodes:
- the mutS gene encoding DNA mismatch repair protein MutS, which encodes MKTATAAKPQSKKNETPLNRQYNQIKAKYPGALLLFRVGDFYETFGEDAVRASKILGITLTKRNNGGSNEELAGFPHHSLDTHLPKLVRAGERVAICDQLEDPSLAKGIVRRGVTELVTPGVSFNDNVLDTRRNNYLAAVHFGKGSAGHPEDEFGVSFIDISTGEFLASQGNAAYVDKLLQSFNPSEVLYCKRNRQEFGALFGDKFHTYTLEDWAFTYDFGYNFLKQHFQTTSLKGFGIEGLPNGIIAAGVILHYLNETEHKDLQHITRVTRLEEDRYVWLDRFTIRNLELTAAQQEGGVPLIQILDQTVTPMGARLLRKWLSLPLKEKALIDERLNMVELLTSDPELADAMVNHLRQIGDLERLVSKVAVRRINPRELLQLKRSLQHVLPIKELLITALSQNESPSLKKYADQLNPVSFLLDRIEAELREDPPTLSNQGGMIKPGINAELDELTSIAYSGKDYLIQLQEREVQRTGISSLKVAYNKVFGYYLEVTHAHKNRVPEDWIRKQTLVNAERYITPELKEYEDKILNAEEQIFQIEARMFNDMIVAAGEYVGAIQQNARVLSVLDVLSSFARVAVKNNYVRPHINESKVLDIKDGRHAVIEQQLPPGESYIPNDIYLDDQTQQIIIITGPNMAGKSALLRQTALIVLMAQSGSFVPASSAEIGLVDKIFTRVGASDNLSRGESTFMVEMTETASILNNLSERSLVLMDEIGRGTSTYDGVSIAWAITEYLHNLTDCRPKTLFATHYHELNDLAADNPRIRNYNVAVKEMGNKVIFLRKLKEGGSEHSFGIHVAQMAGMPAQVVSRAGQILKQLEASHGREANKERIREAVPAERELALRIIEAGDPKSEAIKEKLRAIDVNRLTPIEALLKLNELLKLAE